In one Thermococcus sp. 2319x1 genomic region, the following are encoded:
- the purQ gene encoding phosphoribosylformylglycinamidine synthase I, which produces MPKFAVIVFPGTNCDFETVEAIRKAGGEAERVWYKESLKDFDGVVLPGGFSYADYLRAGAISARAEVMDEVKEFAREGRPVLGICNGFQILTESALLPGALRPNKIPSFLCKWVHLRVADTETPFTGLYEPGEVIRMPIAHAEGNYYVEDPPKVRVVFQYSDEKGNVTEEANPNGSLLNIAGISNEKGNVLGMMPHPERASDRFLGSEDGLRLFRSMVDYARR; this is translated from the coding sequence ATGCCAAAGTTTGCCGTTATAGTATTCCCAGGGACAAACTGTGATTTTGAGACTGTTGAAGCAATTAGAAAAGCTGGAGGAGAAGCGGAGAGAGTTTGGTACAAGGAAAGCCTTAAGGACTTTGATGGAGTCGTTTTGCCCGGAGGCTTCAGCTATGCCGACTACCTGAGGGCGGGAGCAATAAGTGCAAGGGCAGAGGTGATGGATGAAGTGAAGGAGTTCGCCCGTGAGGGAAGGCCAGTTTTGGGTATATGCAACGGCTTTCAAATCTTAACGGAGTCAGCTCTTCTGCCGGGAGCATTGAGACCAAATAAGATTCCAAGCTTCCTATGCAAGTGGGTACACCTTCGCGTTGCCGACACCGAAACACCGTTCACAGGGCTCTACGAACCGGGAGAAGTTATTAGAATGCCCATAGCCCACGCGGAGGGCAACTACTACGTTGAAGACCCCCCGAAGGTTAGAGTCGTTTTCCAGTACAGCGACGAGAAGGGCAACGTAACGGAAGAGGCGAACCCAAACGGCTCGCTCCTTAACATAGCCGGTATAAGCAATGAGAAGGGCAACGTTCTCGGCATGATGCCCCATCCGGAGAGGGCGAGCGACCGCTTTCTGGGGAGCGAGGATGGATTGAGGCTCTTCAGGAGCATGGTGGATTACGCCAGAAGGTGA
- the glmM gene encoding phosphoglucosamine mutase — protein MGRLFGTFGVRGIANEKITPEFALKIGMAFGTLLKREGVGRPLVVVGRDTRVSGEMLKNALISGLLSTGCDVIDVGIAPTPAIQWATNHFKADGGAVITASHNPPEYNGIKLLEPNGMGLKKEREEIVEELFFKEDFHRAKWYEIGELRKEEIIKSYIEAIKSRVDVEAIRKRKPFVVVDTSNGAGSLTLPYLLRELGCKVVSVNAHPDGHFPARNPEPNEENLKGFMEIVRVLGADFGVAQDGDADRAVFIDENGRFIQGDKTFALVADAVLREKGGGLLVTTIATSNLLDDIAKRNNARVMRTKVGDLIVARALLENNGTIGGEENGGVIFPDFVLGRDGAMTTAKIVEIFAKSGKKFSELIDGLPKYYQFKTKRHVEGARKAIVDKVAKLAEKRGYKIDTTDGTKIIFDDGWVLVRASGTEPIIRIFSEAKSEEKAKEYLELGISLLEEALKG, from the coding sequence ATGGGAAGGCTCTTCGGAACCTTTGGCGTCAGGGGGATAGCGAACGAGAAGATAACCCCGGAGTTCGCCCTCAAAATCGGCATGGCCTTCGGGACGCTCCTCAAAAGGGAAGGGGTGGGGAGGCCGCTCGTCGTTGTTGGCAGGGACACGAGGGTGAGCGGTGAGATGCTAAAAAATGCCCTCATCAGCGGACTTTTGAGTACCGGTTGCGACGTCATAGACGTTGGGATAGCCCCAACCCCTGCAATCCAGTGGGCCACCAATCACTTCAAGGCCGACGGTGGAGCCGTCATAACTGCCTCCCACAACCCGCCGGAGTACAACGGCATAAAGCTCCTCGAACCAAACGGCATGGGCCTGAAGAAGGAGAGGGAAGAGATCGTTGAGGAGCTGTTCTTCAAGGAGGACTTCCACAGAGCAAAGTGGTACGAGATAGGCGAACTGAGGAAGGAGGAGATAATCAAGTCCTACATCGAGGCGATAAAGAGCAGGGTAGATGTGGAGGCTATAAGAAAGAGGAAGCCCTTTGTCGTGGTCGATACTTCCAACGGCGCCGGCAGCTTGACCCTGCCGTACCTCTTGAGGGAGCTCGGCTGTAAAGTTGTTTCGGTAAACGCTCACCCGGACGGCCACTTCCCTGCCAGGAATCCTGAACCTAATGAGGAGAACCTCAAGGGCTTCATGGAGATCGTCAGGGTCCTCGGAGCGGACTTTGGCGTTGCCCAGGATGGGGACGCTGACAGGGCGGTTTTCATAGATGAGAACGGCCGCTTCATCCAGGGAGACAAGACCTTCGCCCTCGTTGCCGATGCAGTCCTCAGGGAGAAAGGCGGGGGACTGCTCGTCACTACAATAGCGACTTCCAACCTCCTCGACGATATAGCGAAGAGGAACAATGCGAGGGTCATGAGAACGAAGGTGGGTGATTTAATCGTCGCAAGGGCGCTCCTCGAAAACAACGGCACCATAGGTGGGGAAGAGAACGGCGGCGTTATCTTCCCTGACTTCGTTCTCGGCAGGGATGGGGCGATGACGACTGCAAAGATAGTCGAGATATTCGCGAAATCCGGTAAAAAGTTCAGCGAGCTCATAGACGGACTTCCAAAGTATTACCAGTTCAAGACGAAGAGGCACGTTGAGGGCGCCAGGAAGGCGATCGTTGATAAAGTGGCCAAACTCGCAGAGAAGAGGGGATACAAAATAGACACCACCGACGGGACTAAGATAATCTTCGATGACGGCTGGGTTCTCGTGAGGGCGAGCGGAACCGAGCCGATAATCAGGATCTTCAGCGAGGCCAAGAGCGAAGAGAAAGCGAAGGAGTACCTTGAGTTAGGAATCAGTCTCTTGGAGGAAGCGCTTAAGGGCTGA
- the purS gene encoding phosphoribosylformylglycinamidine synthase subunit PurS: MKWKAKVVIRLKEGLNDPEGRVIGKALKNLGYKVEELKVPKYFELIFESEAPEKDVEEMCKRLLANPVIHTYEYQIEPLGE, from the coding sequence ATGAAGTGGAAAGCTAAGGTTGTAATCCGCTTAAAAGAAGGGCTTAACGATCCCGAGGGGAGAGTCATTGGAAAGGCCCTCAAAAACTTAGGCTATAAAGTTGAAGAGCTGAAGGTTCCAAAATATTTCGAGCTCATTTTTGAAAGCGAAGCTCCAGAGAAAGATGTCGAGGAGATGTGCAAACGCCTGCTTGCAAACCCGGTTATCCACACTTACGAGTACCAAATCGAGCCCTTAGGTGAGTGA
- a CDS encoding formate--phosphoribosylaminoimidazolecarboxamide ligase family protein, with amino-acid sequence MIEREQILEVLKNYDKEKIAIGAIGSHSALDIADGAKAEGFKTVIVSQRGRHRTYAEYFKQKTTKDGLTKGFIDEVIVLEKFGKIIDIQEELRKRNVIFVPNRSFVVYTGIDRVENEFRVPLFGSRNLLRSEERSEEKSYYWLLEKAGLPYPEPVKPEEIDDVGLVIVKLPHAKKRLERGFFTAASYKEFREKAEKLMKLGVITEGDLAKARIERYIIGPVFNFDFFYSPIDEEVELLGIDWRFETSLDGHVRLPAPQQMTLPEHQFEPEYTVCGHASSTLRESLLEKVFDMAERYVEATKKYYPPGIIGPFTLQTAVDKDLNFYIYDVAPRTGGGTNIHMAMGHPYGNALWRKEMSTGRRIALEIKRAIELDELENVVT; translated from the coding sequence ATGATCGAAAGAGAGCAGATTCTGGAGGTTTTAAAAAACTATGATAAAGAAAAAATAGCTATCGGAGCAATTGGGAGTCATTCTGCCTTAGATATAGCAGATGGCGCCAAAGCAGAAGGATTTAAAACAGTTATAGTATCCCAAAGGGGAAGGCACAGGACATATGCTGAGTACTTTAAGCAAAAAACAACAAAAGATGGCCTCACAAAAGGCTTTATTGACGAAGTCATTGTGTTGGAAAAGTTCGGTAAAATTATCGATATCCAAGAGGAACTGAGAAAGAGGAATGTTATCTTTGTCCCCAACCGTTCATTTGTGGTCTATACGGGAATTGATAGGGTGGAGAATGAGTTCAGGGTTCCTCTCTTCGGAAGCAGAAATCTATTAAGGAGCGAAGAGAGAAGTGAAGAGAAGAGCTACTACTGGCTCTTAGAGAAAGCTGGCTTACCCTATCCTGAGCCAGTGAAACCGGAAGAGATTGACGACGTTGGTCTCGTGATAGTCAAACTCCCTCATGCAAAGAAGAGACTTGAAAGGGGATTTTTTACGGCAGCATCTTACAAAGAATTTAGAGAAAAAGCCGAGAAGCTCATGAAGCTTGGCGTAATTACCGAGGGAGACCTCGCTAAGGCGAGGATTGAGCGCTACATCATTGGCCCAGTATTCAACTTCGACTTCTTCTACTCCCCAATTGATGAGGAAGTTGAGCTCCTTGGAATAGACTGGCGCTTTGAGACAAGTTTGGATGGACATGTTAGATTACCTGCCCCCCAGCAGATGACCTTACCCGAGCATCAGTTTGAACCAGAGTACACCGTCTGCGGTCATGCATCCTCAACACTAAGGGAGTCGCTTTTGGAGAAGGTCTTCGATATGGCCGAGCGCTATGTTGAGGCCACCAAGAAATATTACCCACCCGGCATCATTGGGCCTTTCACACTCCAAACGGCTGTTGATAAAGACCTCAACTTCTACATCTACGATGTCGCCCCAAGAACCGGTGGCGGAACAAACATCCACATGGCGATGGGCCATCCATATGGAAACGCTCTCTGGAGAAAGGAGATGAGCACCGGAAGGAGAATTGCGCTTGAGATAAAGCGTGCCATTGAGCTGGACGAGCTTGAGAATGTGGTTACATGA
- a CDS encoding ABC transporter ATP-binding protein, producing the protein MSVNIRDVLEESIKVSKNLKGDIVITIILFLILSIFGYAQAMLMKNFIDSLVSLQEFSTISKIGLALLVLTFLSYLGSFYGEFMLQRLGIKALKIFSQDLVFSIHRAKLGKISSGDVIARFVSDLPELSLGLAGLIPGLSVQLINIAVATFTLYSLSPTMLLVAVLIIPINYAIYKKASGKSIEYSKRERESLSKVVAVTKTSIDNLFFIKRLDKYEYFEERFSMSLSEWLKNMTRFLRVRIFFQKSYYYTSSIARLIMLLVGGWLATKGLASVGAIVAFTNYLPQFYEPLTNLANSFTYLNALIPYVERYKEIVNIEKEDLDKGHELKSVKSIECKNVSVGILSNVTLELKKNETIGIVGPIGSGKTTLALTLIRLREPETGHILINGKDYRVYSLRSLRKRIYYLPSKDWIFDGTLKENLMLDEVYQEDEVIHVLKIVGIDFAELDDYITSKALSEGQKQKIALARALLRKPEVLILDEATNSLDVQNEAQVLEKIREFLKDSTLIIISHRLTALKNADKIFVLNKGKILDSGKHEELYERCSLYRTLVENSRVS; encoded by the coding sequence ATGTCAGTAAATATAAGAGATGTCCTTGAGGAATCTATAAAAGTCTCAAAAAATCTAAAAGGAGACATAGTCATAACAATAATTCTTTTCCTTATTCTTTCTATTTTCGGATACGCCCAAGCAATGCTCATGAAGAATTTTATAGATTCTCTTGTATCATTACAGGAATTTTCAACAATCTCAAAAATTGGATTAGCTCTGCTGGTTCTCACATTTTTAAGCTACTTAGGAAGTTTTTATGGGGAGTTCATGCTCCAGAGATTGGGAATCAAAGCTTTAAAAATATTTTCTCAAGATTTGGTTTTCTCTATTCATAGGGCAAAACTAGGAAAAATAAGCAGTGGAGATGTAATAGCGAGATTCGTTTCGGACTTACCAGAGCTCAGTCTGGGATTAGCAGGTTTAATCCCTGGATTAAGTGTTCAGTTGATTAATATTGCAGTAGCAACGTTTACCCTATATTCATTATCTCCAACAATGCTTCTTGTAGCTGTCTTAATAATCCCAATAAACTATGCTATCTATAAGAAAGCATCAGGAAAATCCATTGAGTATTCAAAACGAGAAAGAGAATCATTGTCAAAAGTAGTTGCTGTTACCAAAACAAGCATTGATAATCTTTTCTTTATTAAACGTTTGGATAAGTACGAATATTTTGAAGAGAGATTCTCCATGAGTCTTTCAGAGTGGTTAAAGAATATGACAAGATTCCTGCGGGTAAGGATATTCTTCCAGAAATCGTACTATTACACAAGCAGTATAGCTCGACTGATAATGTTGCTTGTTGGTGGTTGGCTGGCAACAAAAGGACTCGCCTCAGTGGGAGCAATCGTAGCTTTCACGAACTATTTACCGCAATTCTATGAACCTCTTACTAATCTGGCTAATTCATTCACATATCTCAATGCACTTATCCCTTACGTAGAGCGCTATAAGGAGATAGTAAACATTGAAAAAGAAGACCTTGATAAGGGGCATGAGTTAAAATCGGTCAAAAGCATTGAATGTAAAAATGTAAGTGTTGGCATTTTAAGTAATGTGACTCTAGAACTCAAAAAGAACGAAACAATTGGAATCGTTGGACCCATAGGTTCTGGAAAAACAACCCTGGCATTAACTTTAATCAGGTTACGTGAGCCAGAGACTGGCCACATTTTAATAAATGGGAAAGATTACCGGGTTTATAGTCTTAGGTCTTTAAGAAAGAGGATATATTACCTACCATCTAAAGACTGGATTTTTGATGGAACTTTAAAGGAGAATTTGATGCTTGACGAAGTGTATCAAGAGGACGAAGTTATTCATGTTCTCAAGATTGTAGGAATAGATTTTGCCGAACTTGATGATTATATAACTAGTAAAGCTCTTTCTGAAGGACAAAAACAAAAAATAGCACTGGCAAGGGCACTTTTAAGAAAACCGGAGGTTTTGATACTTGATGAGGCCACAAACAGTCTTGATGTTCAAAATGAAGCTCAAGTCCTCGAAAAGATTCGAGAGTTTTTAAAGGACTCGACTTTAATTATAATATCGCATCGTTTAACCGCTCTAAAAAATGCTGATAAGATATTTGTTTTAAATAAGGGGAAGATCCTTGACTCTGGCAAACATGAGGAACTCTACGAAAGATGCTCCCTGTATAGAACGCTCGTTGAGAACTCAAGAGTATCTTAG
- a CDS encoding glycosyltransferase 87 family protein has translation MDRKVVLIAYVVLISLISTYSYAKFLEVSDYIGDEVWYVSASRNVLHKLGFSPKYEEGGYYGVNVILPENVDRNNLSLKVRIWSSFSSCQNQNPSHARPPARTQVEYRNINGFYYEVREDCLESVLNLDYGITTITGYKYPDKKNIVSYLNTEHPFFGKGLIGLSMLVEDSPFFWRLPGFLERILLIFLVSYVAYVLTEDHLTSAIAATIAAFDKLLLSMSVTAMLDIHVAFFAVLALVMFLENRYRLTGIFLGLGVATKMNLAFLPLVFAPILLKRRNYRELLIMIVLALAAFIAAHVPLMVAIGPAETIKQLISSFGWHLSTKENHPAISPVWTWFYSAKAFPLHYGPNLSAEISEHLFQGALVSSAFFPVLEERRSGGNLGIVYASFWAGVLFYVIHYLLGGKNQYSFYATPLVPLAAIMTAALIRDAVNWELLGELRHIFEARLKKERGEAHRAKSRR, from the coding sequence ATGGACAGGAAAGTCGTACTCATAGCTTACGTTGTTCTTATCTCGCTGATAAGCACATATAGCTACGCCAAATTTCTTGAAGTAAGCGACTACATAGGCGATGAGGTTTGGTACGTATCAGCGTCGAGAAACGTACTCCACAAACTCGGTTTCTCCCCAAAATATGAAGAGGGCGGCTACTACGGTGTTAACGTGATCCTTCCGGAGAACGTCGACAGAAACAACCTAAGCCTGAAGGTCAGGATATGGAGCAGCTTCTCCTCCTGCCAGAACCAGAACCCCAGCCACGCCAGACCGCCGGCGAGAACCCAGGTAGAGTATCGGAACATCAACGGCTTCTATTATGAGGTGAGAGAGGACTGCCTAGAATCCGTTTTGAATCTCGATTATGGCATAACCACTATCACTGGATACAAATACCCCGACAAGAAAAACATAGTGTCGTACCTAAACACGGAGCACCCATTCTTCGGGAAGGGTCTCATTGGACTCTCCATGCTCGTGGAGGATTCCCCATTCTTCTGGAGGCTGCCTGGATTCTTAGAGAGAATTCTGCTTATTTTCCTCGTTTCTTACGTTGCTTACGTTCTTACGGAGGATCACCTGACGTCCGCCATCGCCGCTACCATAGCTGCCTTTGACAAACTCCTGCTCTCGATGTCGGTTACAGCTATGCTGGACATACATGTCGCTTTCTTTGCGGTGCTCGCACTGGTCATGTTTTTGGAGAACCGCTACAGGCTCACGGGGATCTTTTTGGGGCTCGGGGTGGCAACAAAGATGAACCTGGCATTTCTGCCCCTGGTTTTCGCCCCCATACTGCTTAAGAGGAGGAATTATAGGGAGCTGCTGATTATGATTGTCCTTGCTTTGGCAGCTTTCATAGCCGCTCACGTCCCCCTGATGGTGGCTATCGGTCCTGCAGAGACCATAAAACAGCTCATCTCCAGTTTTGGATGGCATTTGAGCACCAAGGAGAACCACCCGGCAATATCTCCAGTGTGGACCTGGTTCTACTCTGCCAAGGCTTTCCCACTCCACTACGGGCCTAATTTAAGTGCAGAAATAAGCGAGCACCTATTCCAGGGAGCACTTGTGAGCTCGGCATTTTTCCCAGTTCTTGAGGAGAGAAGGTCTGGAGGGAACCTGGGGATCGTTTACGCTTCATTCTGGGCCGGAGTACTGTTTTACGTGATCCACTATCTCCTAGGAGGAAAAAACCAGTACTCTTTCTACGCAACACCGCTCGTTCCGCTGGCAGCGATAATGACCGCTGCTTTAATCAGAGATGCGGTGAACTGGGAGCTTTTGGGGGAGCTGAGGCACATCTTCGAGGCGAGGCTCAAAAAAGAAAGGGGAGAAGCCCACAGAGCTAAGTCAAGAAGGTAA
- a CDS encoding cellulase family glycosylhydrolase, giving the protein MNRQKALAMFVLFFVLVGVIGSIPASHATTDTSTYTTPTGIYYEVRGDTIYMINPSSGEEVPIHLFGVNWFGFETPNYVVHGLWSRNWEDMLLQIKSLGFNAIRLPFCTQSVKPGTMPTGIDYAKNPDLQGLDSVQIMEKIIKKAGDLGIFVLLDYHRIGCNFIEPLWYTDSFSEQDYINTWVEVAQRFGKYWNVIGADLKNEPHSSSPAPAAYTDGSGATWGMGNNATDWNLAAERIGKAILEVAPHWLIFVEGTQFTTPEIDGSYEWGHNAWWGGNLMGVREYPVNLPRNKLVYSPHVYGPDVYDQPYFDPAEGFPDNLPDIWYHHFGYVKLDLGYPVVIGEFGGKYGHGGDARDVTWQNKIIDWMIQNKFCDFFYWSWNPNSGDTGGILQDDWTTIWEDKYNNLKRLMDSCSGNAIAPPVPTTTTSTTTTTTTQTPTTSTPTTTTTTTTTTTTTPPGSIPFETVNILPTSSQYEGTSVEVVCDGTQCASSVWGAPNLWGVVKIGNATMDPNVWGWEDVYRTAPQDIGTGSTKMEIGNGVLKVTSLWNINMHPKYNTMAYHEVIYGAKPWGNQPINAQNFVLPIQVSQLPRILVDTKYTLEKSFPGNNFAFEAWLFKDTDNMRAPGQGDYEIMVQLYIEGGYPAGYDKGPVLTVDVPIIVDGKLVNQTFELYDVVADAGWRFLTFKSTKNYNGSEVVFDYTKFIEIVDGYLSGGNLTNHYLMSLEFGTEVYTNGCSSFPCTVDVRWTLDKYRFILAPNTMTTEEAMSVLIGEVQPPASTTTSQTTTSTPTPTTTTTAPPTTTPPAQDVIKIRYPDDGQWPEAPIDGDGDGNPEFYIEINPWNIQSAEGYAEMTYNLSTGVLHYVQALDDITLKNGGSWVHGYPEIFYGNKPWNNNYATDGEVPLPGKVSNLSNFYLSVSYKLLPKNGLPINFAIESWLTREPWRNSGINSDEQELMIWLYYDGLQPAGSKVKEIIVPIVVNGTPVNATFEVWKANIGWEYIAFRIKTPIKEGTVTIPYGAFISAAANVTSLANYTELYLEDVEVGTEYGTPSTTSAHLEWWFYNVSLEYRPGEPLLSQPPAEGSAPSEGGQTPSEGGATTGTLDAKLVNSWGTGAQYEVAVNLDTSSTWKLLIKIKDGKISDIWGATIVGTQGDYVVVQPSSPAASATVGFVTSGNAPLVEEAVLLSGDKVLAMWTAPTASASDLNVTIKIDSEWDSGFVVKIYVTNNGNAPVSNWQIKLRMTSLISGIWGGTYTVSGDVVTIVPTGSNAVINPGTTIEIGFVASKQGAYVYPELLGVEIL; this is encoded by the coding sequence ATGAACAGGCAAAAGGCTCTGGCAATGTTTGTTTTGTTTTTTGTTTTAGTTGGAGTAATTGGAAGCATCCCAGCAAGCCACGCAACGACTGACACAAGCACGTACACGACGCCCACAGGGATATACTATGAGGTCAGAGGGGACACAATCTACATGATCAACCCCAGCAGCGGGGAGGAAGTTCCCATACACCTCTTTGGCGTCAACTGGTTCGGCTTTGAGACCCCGAACTACGTCGTTCACGGCCTATGGAGCAGGAACTGGGAGGATATGCTCCTCCAGATCAAGAGCCTTGGTTTCAATGCGATAAGGCTTCCCTTCTGTACCCAGTCCGTCAAACCGGGGACGATGCCAACGGGGATTGACTACGCCAAGAACCCCGACCTCCAAGGTCTTGACAGCGTTCAGATAATGGAGAAAATAATCAAGAAAGCCGGAGACCTAGGCATATTCGTGCTCCTCGACTACCACAGGATAGGATGCAACTTCATAGAGCCCCTCTGGTACACAGACAGCTTCTCGGAGCAGGACTACATAAACACCTGGGTTGAAGTCGCCCAGAGGTTCGGCAAGTACTGGAACGTTATAGGAGCTGATCTAAAGAACGAACCCCACAGCTCAAGCCCGGCACCTGCCGCCTACACTGATGGGAGTGGGGCCACCTGGGGAATGGGTAACAACGCTACCGACTGGAACTTGGCGGCTGAGAGGATAGGAAAGGCAATCTTGGAGGTTGCACCCCACTGGCTGATATTCGTCGAGGGGACCCAGTTCACTACCCCCGAGATAGACGGCAGCTACGAGTGGGGCCACAACGCCTGGTGGGGCGGAAACCTCATGGGCGTTAGGGAATACCCGGTCAACCTGCCCAGGAACAAGCTCGTCTACAGCCCCCACGTTTATGGCCCGGACGTTTACGACCAGCCCTACTTTGACCCCGCAGAGGGCTTCCCTGACAACCTACCCGACATCTGGTACCACCACTTCGGCTACGTCAAGCTCGATCTCGGTTACCCCGTTGTTATAGGTGAGTTCGGAGGCAAGTACGGCCACGGAGGAGACGCGAGGGACGTCACTTGGCAGAACAAGATAATAGACTGGATGATCCAGAACAAATTCTGCGACTTCTTCTACTGGAGCTGGAACCCCAACAGCGGTGACACCGGTGGAATTCTACAGGATGACTGGACAACAATATGGGAAGACAAGTACAACAACCTGAAGAGGCTCATGGACAGCTGTTCTGGAAACGCCATTGCCCCGCCCGTCCCCACGACAACGACTTCGACCACAACCACAACTACAACCCAGACCCCAACCACCTCTACTCCGACTACAACAACCACCACGACTACCACAACGACTACTACTCCTCCAGGGAGCATTCCCTTTGAAACCGTGAACATTCTCCCCACGAGCTCCCAGTACGAGGGAACCAGCGTGGAGGTCGTATGTGACGGAACCCAGTGTGCCTCCAGCGTTTGGGGAGCACCGAACCTCTGGGGAGTCGTTAAAATCGGAAACGCCACAATGGATCCCAACGTTTGGGGCTGGGAGGATGTTTACAGGACTGCACCTCAGGACATTGGAACCGGCAGCACAAAGATGGAGATAGGGAACGGGGTGCTCAAAGTCACGAGCCTTTGGAACATTAACATGCATCCCAAATACAACACAATGGCATACCATGAGGTCATATACGGTGCCAAGCCGTGGGGCAACCAGCCAATAAATGCCCAGAACTTCGTGCTCCCGATACAGGTCTCCCAGCTTCCAAGGATACTCGTTGACACAAAGTACACACTCGAAAAGAGCTTCCCAGGAAACAACTTCGCCTTTGAAGCGTGGCTCTTCAAAGACACCGACAACATGAGGGCCCCCGGCCAGGGGGACTACGAGATAATGGTACAGCTCTACATCGAAGGCGGCTATCCAGCAGGCTACGACAAGGGACCCGTCCTCACCGTTGATGTTCCAATAATCGTCGATGGAAAGCTTGTAAACCAGACTTTTGAGCTATACGACGTCGTAGCGGATGCTGGGTGGAGGTTCTTAACCTTCAAGTCAACCAAGAACTATAACGGTTCAGAGGTCGTATTCGACTACACCAAGTTCATAGAGATAGTTGACGGCTACCTCAGCGGTGGCAACCTCACGAACCACTACCTAATGTCCCTGGAATTCGGTACCGAGGTATACACCAACGGGTGCAGCTCGTTCCCCTGCACCGTGGACGTAAGGTGGACCCTTGACAAGTACAGGTTCATTCTGGCCCCCAATACAATGACCACTGAGGAGGCCATGAGCGTTCTCATCGGAGAGGTCCAGCCTCCCGCTTCCACCACAACATCGCAGACGACAACTTCAACCCCCACACCCACTACAACAACCACCGCACCGCCAACTACCACGCCACCAGCTCAGGATGTCATTAAGATAAGGTACCCGGACGATGGGCAGTGGCCGGAGGCCCCAATCGACGGGGACGGGGACGGGAACCCAGAGTTCTACATCGAAATAAACCCGTGGAATATACAGAGCGCTGAAGGCTACGCCGAGATGACCTACAACCTTAGCACAGGCGTCCTCCACTACGTCCAAGCCTTAGACGATATAACCCTTAAAAACGGCGGCTCGTGGGTGCACGGATATCCCGAGATATTCTACGGCAACAAGCCCTGGAACAACAACTACGCTACCGATGGGGAGGTTCCACTTCCAGGAAAAGTCTCGAACCTGAGCAACTTCTACCTGAGCGTAAGCTACAAGCTGCTGCCAAAGAACGGCCTTCCTATCAACTTTGCAATCGAGTCGTGGCTCACGAGGGAGCCCTGGAGGAACAGCGGAATAAACAGCGACGAGCAGGAGCTCATGATATGGCTGTATTACGACGGACTCCAGCCGGCTGGCTCAAAGGTCAAGGAAATCATTGTCCCGATAGTGGTGAACGGCACCCCAGTGAACGCTACCTTCGAAGTCTGGAAGGCGAACATCGGCTGGGAGTACATAGCCTTCAGGATAAAGACCCCAATAAAGGAGGGAACCGTCACTATACCGTACGGAGCCTTCATCAGCGCCGCCGCAAACGTAACGAGCCTAGCTAACTACACCGAGCTGTACCTGGAAGACGTTGAGGTTGGAACCGAATACGGAACGCCCTCAACCACTAGCGCACACCTCGAGTGGTGGTTCTACAACGTCTCGCTCGAGTACAGGCCTGGAGAGCCACTGCTCTCACAGCCACCTGCGGAAGGGTCTGCTCCATCAGAAGGCGGACAGACACCCTCAGAAGGAGGAGCCACGACAGGAACACTTGACGCAAAGCTTGTGAACTCTTGGGGCACCGGTGCACAGTATGAGGTAGCAGTCAACTTGGACACCTCAAGCACTTGGAAACTCCTCATTAAAATCAAGGACGGCAAGATCTCGGACATATGGGGTGCCACCATTGTGGGAACTCAGGGAGACTACGTAGTGGTTCAGCCGAGTTCCCCAGCGGCATCGGCTACAGTCGGTTTTGTGACCTCGGGAAATGCTCCGCTGGTGGAGGAGGCAGTCCTGCTCTCGGGTGACAAGGTGCTCGCCATGTGGACTGCACCGACGGCCTCGGCCTCGGACCTGAACGTCACTATTAAGATTGACAGCGAGTGGGACTCAGGGTTCGTGGTCAAGATATACGTAACCAACAACGGCAACGCCCCCGTCTCAAACTGGCAGATAAAGCTCAGAATGACAAGCCTTATCTCGGGCATCTGGGGCGGCACGTACACTGTCAGCGGGGACGTTGTAACAATAGTGCCTACGGGGAGCAACGCCGTCATAAACCCAGGAACCACGATCGAGATTGGCTTCGTTGCCAGCAAGCAGGGGGCCTACGTGTACCCCGAGCTCCTTGGAGTCGAAATCCTTTAA